From a region of the candidate division KSB1 bacterium genome:
- a CDS encoding T9SS type A sorting domain-containing protein produces MKRLLHLLFALLVVVSSLGAQEVILQGDITTDRTLNADSTYLLRGFVRVKAGATLTIPAGTIIYGEFNTQGSLIVQPGGKIMAKGTAYRPIIFTSQYAKPGSGQLPQRGDWGGIIILGKAPINVPGGTAAIEGPGDTYGGNDPDDNSGVLSYVRIDYAGIAFSPNNEINSLTLGGVGRGTQIDHIQVSYANDDSYEWFGGTVNCKYLIAYRGLDDDFDTDFGYQGKLQFLLGIRDPEVADVSGSNGFESDNDGSGSTNTPRTSPTWWNVTLIGPKATASTVVNSNYKRGMHLRRSSQNKIHNALVMGWPTGILIDGATTVADAQAGATYVKNSILSGMGTNFQSTDATFQGTMESWFTSNGGRVFANNSDVQLVDPFNLNNPNVMPTSGSPVFTGGATPPNDGFFDTSATYIGAFGNVDWTAGWTSFNFRVPTSVRSKLAENIPNEFSLMQNYPNPFNPTTTIQFSLPKEAVVKLSVYNIMGQQVATLVNGKRSAGVHYVQWDAPGLPSGMYFYRLEAGPTVLTKKMMLIR; encoded by the coding sequence ATGAAGAGGTTATTACATTTATTGTTTGCATTACTCGTTGTGGTAAGCAGCCTTGGCGCGCAGGAAGTAATTTTGCAAGGTGACATCACAACTGATCGGACGTTAAACGCTGACTCAACCTATCTGTTAAGAGGCTTTGTTAGAGTAAAAGCAGGCGCTACCCTGACAATCCCGGCTGGGACGATCATCTACGGCGAATTCAATACGCAGGGCTCGCTGATTGTTCAACCTGGTGGAAAAATTATGGCCAAAGGGACTGCCTATCGCCCCATTATTTTTACCAGTCAATATGCAAAGCCTGGTTCTGGTCAGCTCCCGCAGCGAGGCGATTGGGGCGGCATCATCATTTTAGGGAAGGCGCCGATCAATGTGCCAGGAGGAACTGCTGCGATTGAAGGACCGGGCGATACTTACGGTGGCAATGATCCAGATGACAACAGTGGTGTGCTGAGCTATGTTCGGATCGATTATGCAGGGATCGCTTTTTCACCGAATAATGAGATTAACAGTTTAACATTAGGTGGTGTGGGACGCGGTACGCAGATAGATCACATTCAGGTCAGTTATGCCAATGACGATTCGTACGAATGGTTTGGCGGGACGGTGAATTGCAAATATTTGATTGCCTACCGTGGCCTGGATGATGATTTTGATACGGATTTTGGCTATCAGGGCAAGTTGCAATTCTTGCTTGGGATACGTGATCCAGAGGTTGCGGATGTGTCTGGTTCGAACGGTTTTGAGTCGGATAACGATGGTTCTGGATCGACCAATACGCCGCGAACTTCGCCGACGTGGTGGAATGTGACGTTGATTGGTCCGAAGGCGACGGCCAGCACCGTGGTGAATTCCAATTACAAACGTGGGATGCATTTGCGGCGATCGTCGCAGAATAAGATTCATAATGCACTGGTAATGGGTTGGCCGACGGGAATATTGATTGATGGTGCGACGACGGTTGCCGATGCTCAAGCTGGGGCAACGTATGTGAAGAATAGCATTCTTTCGGGTATGGGGACGAATTTTCAGTCGACCGATGCGACATTTCAGGGGACAATGGAGAGTTGGTTTACCAGCAATGGTGGCAGGGTGTTTGCCAACAACAGCGATGTTCAGTTGGTAGATCCTTTCAATCTGAATAATCCCAATGTCATGCCAACTTCTGGGTCGCCAGTGTTCACAGGTGGGGCCACGCCTCCCAATGATGGTTTCTTTGATACTTCTGCCACTTACATCGGCGCCTTTGGAAATGTTGATTGGACTGCTGGTTGGACCAGCTTTAATTTCCGAGTTCCTACATCTGTACGGTCGAAATTGGCTGAAAATATTCCTAATGAATTCTCGTTGATGCAAAATTATCCGAATCCGTTTAATCCGACCACTACGATCCAATTCAGTTTGCCCAAAGAGGCTGTGGTGAAACTATCGGTTTATAACATCATGGGTCAGCAAGTGGCCACTTTAGTCAATGGCAAGCGATCTGCTGGTGTGCATTATGTTCAATGGGATGCTCCTGGTCTTCCGAGCGGAATGTATTTCTATCGCCTGGAGGCTGGGCCTACAGTACTGACAAAGAAGATGATGCTGATCAGGTAA